Proteins from a genomic interval of Methanoplanus endosymbiosus:
- a CDS encoding DUF5350 domain-containing protein: MGKTGTTTWTQIKSVSGQLRLVPQKEAGYKKPGPNQRFKSGAKLKKAISKSQDAGRGRRGGRPARGRGKQIDPRFRRRIKRSPASVKGTKGSK; encoded by the coding sequence ATGGGAAAAACAGGAACCACAACCTGGACTCAGATTAAAAGTGTTTCCGGACAGCTTAGGCTTGTCCCGCAGAAAGAAGCAGGCTATAAAAAACCAGGCCCAAACCAGCGTTTTAAGTCCGGTGCAAAACTGAAGAAAGCTATCAGCAAGAGTCAGGATGCAGGACGCGGAAGAAGAGGAGGAAGACCTGCAAGAGGCCGTGGCAAACAGATTGATCCAAGATTCAGAAGGCGTATCAAGCGCTCTCCGGCATCAGTCAAAGGCACAAAGGGTTCAAAATAA